In Cololabis saira isolate AMF1-May2022 chromosome 4, fColSai1.1, whole genome shotgun sequence, one DNA window encodes the following:
- the exosc5 gene encoding exosome complex component RRP46 produces MAASMAASSSTHVSLREFGCEQSLLSRPDGSASFVQGDTSVMAGVYGPAEVKVSKEIYDRATLEVLVQPKVGLPSVRERSQEQCVRETCEASLLLSLHPRSSLTLILQELQDDGSLLSCCLNAACMALMDAGLPMSCLFCGVTCAIGPDGQIITDPTAAQEKESRALMTFAIDSKARRVMMSSTRGSFSVHELQQCVAVSQSASEKIFQFYRDSVRRRYSKSL; encoded by the exons ATGGCGGCCAGCATGGCGGCCAGCAGCTCCACTCACGTCTCCCTCAGGGAGTTCGGCTGCGAGCAAAGTCTCCTGTCTCGCCCCGACGGCTCCGCGTCCTTCGTCCAAG GCGACACCAGCGTGATGGCAGGAGTGTACGGACCTGCTGAGGTCAAAGtcagcaaagaaatttacgaTCGGGCAACTCTGGAGGTTCTGGTTCAGCCTAAAGTCGGGCTGCCCA GCGTACGGGAGAGATCTCAGGAGCAGTGCGTCCGGGAAACCTGCGAGGCGTCTCTGCTGCTGTCGCTCCACCCTCGGTCCTCGCTGACGCTCatcctgcaggagctgcaggacgaCGGCTCT CTGCTGTCCTGCTGCCTGAACGCcgcctgcatggccctgatggACGCCGGGCTGCCCATGAGCTGCCTCTTCTGCGGCGTCACCTGCGCCATCGGCCCCGACGGCCAGATCATCACCGACCCGACAGCGGCGCAGGAGAAG GAAAGTCGAGCCCTGATGACGTTCGCCATCGACAGCAAGGCGCGCAGGGTGATGATGTCATCGACCAGGGGGTCCTTCTCGGTGCACGAG CTGCAGCAGTGTGTCGCCGTCAGCCAGAGCGCGTCAGAGAAGATCTTCCAGTTCTACCGAGACTCTGTGAGGCGGCGCTACTCCAAGTCGCTCTGA
- the aamdc gene encoding mth938 domain-containing protein → MSSPEISSLSWGHMKVKGCSSSYKDCKVWPGGSRAWDWRETGTDHRPGVQPADLEEVIKKGVELLVIGRGMSEALQVPSSTLDFVRQSGVDVKVLQTEKAVAEYNKLAAQGARVGGVFHSTC, encoded by the exons ATGTCCTCCCCAGAAATCTCCTCCCTGTCGTGGGGCCACATGAAGGTGAAAGGATGCTCTTCCAGCTACAAGGACTGCAAGGTGTGGCCGGGGGGCAGCCGGGCCTGGGACTGGAGGGAGACCGGCACCGAT CATCGCCCAGGGGTGCAGCCTGCTGACCTGGAGGAGGTGATCAAGAAGGgcgtggagctgctggtgatcGGCCGCGGCATGAGCGAGGCCCTGCAG GTTCCTTCCTCCACGCTGGACTTCGTGAGGCAGAGCGGCGTCGACGTCAAGGTCCTGCAGACGGAGAAAGCTGTGGCCGAGTACAACAAGCTGGCGGCGCAGGGCGCCAGAGTGGGGGGCGTCTTTCACTCCACCTGCTGA